In Myxococcus stipitatus, the following are encoded in one genomic region:
- a CDS encoding alpha/beta hydrolase, translating to MPGITHRVLETNGIHLHVAEAGEGPLVLLLHGWPESWYSWRHQIPALAAAGFHVVAPDVRGYGGSSAPPEVEAYRMKELVADFVGLLNALGERTAVVIGHDWGAAMAWTCAALHPDRFRAVVGLSVPHLGRSPQPPIALFNTLFKDRWFYVLYFQEPGVAEAELEADIPRTIRTIFAGTPGFDVTAEAVRSRKPGDGFLTGVEPPARLPAWLTEEDLAFFSKEFAHSGFRGGLNRYRNMDRDWHELPELATVKIEQPALFVVGEKDPGRAFAPVDLMKPLVPHLQEMLVIPGAGHWIQQERPDEVNAALLRFLKSLPA from the coding sequence ATGCCTGGAATCACGCATCGAGTCCTCGAGACGAACGGTATCCACCTCCATGTCGCGGAGGCCGGAGAGGGGCCGCTGGTCCTGCTGCTCCATGGCTGGCCAGAGTCCTGGTACTCGTGGCGGCACCAGATTCCCGCGCTCGCCGCCGCGGGCTTCCACGTGGTGGCACCGGACGTGCGTGGATACGGAGGCAGCTCCGCGCCGCCGGAGGTCGAGGCGTATCGGATGAAGGAGCTGGTCGCGGACTTCGTGGGCCTGCTCAATGCGCTGGGGGAACGCACGGCGGTGGTCATCGGGCACGATTGGGGCGCGGCGATGGCGTGGACCTGTGCCGCGCTCCACCCGGACCGCTTCCGGGCCGTGGTGGGGCTGAGTGTCCCCCACCTGGGGCGCTCCCCTCAGCCGCCCATCGCGCTCTTCAATACCCTCTTCAAGGACCGTTGGTTCTACGTGCTCTACTTCCAGGAGCCCGGCGTGGCGGAGGCGGAGTTGGAGGCGGACATCCCGAGGACGATCCGCACCATCTTCGCGGGCACCCCGGGCTTCGACGTGACGGCGGAGGCCGTGCGTTCACGCAAGCCCGGGGATGGATTCCTCACGGGCGTCGAGCCCCCCGCGCGGCTGCCCGCGTGGCTCACCGAGGAGGACCTCGCCTTCTTCTCGAAGGAGTTCGCGCACAGCGGCTTCCGGGGAGGTCTCAACCGCTACCGCAACATGGACCGCGACTGGCATGAGCTCCCAGAGCTGGCGACGGTCAAGATTGAACAGCCCGCGCTCTTCGTCGTGGGAGAGAAGGACCCGGGCCGCGCATTCGCTCCCGTGGACCTCATGAAGCCGTTGGTGCCTCATCTCCAGGAGATGCTCGTCATCCCGGGCGCGGGGCACTGGATTCAGCAGGAGCGCCCAGACGAGGTGAACGCCGCGCTCCTGCGGTTCCTGAAGTCCCTGCCTGCCTGA
- a CDS encoding SDR family oxidoreductase has translation MKLVSSSAIVTGAGQGIGLGIASRLMRDGANVLLFGRTREKVEAAAAELNTSAEGRTRAVPFAGDVVRVEDVTRAIDLATREFGLPGILVNNAGTATLRPVLEMPVEEFDQVLAINLKGPFLFTQALAKALVAAKQPGSIVNISSLNQIAVTDGLAHYCASKAALANFSKVTASELGRYNIRVNVVAPGAIRTPLAEGAGLLTGPMGREFLAHTPLGKPCGEPEDVAKVVSFLCSDLASWVTGDTLAVDGGNHIRGLHSYADTLGLTRAVEPSF, from the coding sequence ATGAAGCTGGTCTCGAGCAGTGCCATCGTGACGGGAGCGGGACAGGGAATCGGGCTGGGCATCGCCTCGCGGCTCATGCGGGACGGCGCCAACGTGCTGCTGTTTGGCCGGACGCGGGAGAAGGTGGAGGCGGCCGCCGCGGAGCTCAACACGTCGGCGGAGGGGCGCACGCGGGCCGTGCCCTTCGCGGGCGACGTGGTCCGGGTGGAGGATGTGACTCGCGCCATCGACCTCGCGACGCGCGAGTTCGGCCTCCCGGGCATCCTCGTGAACAACGCCGGCACGGCGACCTTGCGTCCAGTCCTCGAGATGCCCGTGGAGGAGTTCGACCAGGTCCTGGCCATCAACCTCAAGGGGCCCTTCCTCTTCACCCAGGCGTTGGCGAAGGCGCTGGTCGCCGCGAAGCAGCCGGGCTCCATCGTCAACATCTCCTCGCTGAACCAGATCGCCGTCACGGATGGGCTCGCGCACTACTGCGCGTCCAAGGCGGCGCTCGCGAACTTCTCGAAGGTCACCGCCTCGGAGCTGGGGCGCTACAACATCCGGGTGAATGTCGTGGCGCCGGGCGCCATCCGCACGCCGCTGGCGGAAGGGGCCGGGCTCCTCACCGGGCCCATGGGGCGCGAGTTCCTGGCCCACACGCCGCTGGGAAAGCCGTGTGGTGAGCCGGAGGACGTGGCCAAGGTCGTGTCGTTCCTCTGCAGTGACCTGGCGTCCTGGGTGACGGGGGATACGCTCGCCGTCGACGGTGGCAATCACATCCGGGGCCTGCACAGCTACGCGGACACCCTGGGCCTCACCCGCGCCGTCGAGCCCTCGTTCTGA
- a CDS encoding DUF1801 domain-containing protein: MATAKKTATRKTAAKKTVSKAGTSSPKAKRAKPAPASTSAKEAAPQDAAVEAFIAKLESSQQDLVRALASLIAAEAPKASAYVKWGHPLWDQAGPFVLVKPAKAHVTVGFWRGGQMRDAENLLEGEGTGMKYVRIPSGQQPPTGLAGLVREAVALNEKHGDPLKR; the protein is encoded by the coding sequence ATGGCGACCGCGAAGAAGACCGCAACCCGGAAGACGGCGGCGAAGAAGACGGTTTCCAAGGCGGGGACCTCGTCACCCAAGGCGAAGCGCGCGAAGCCCGCGCCTGCGTCCACCTCCGCCAAGGAGGCCGCGCCCCAGGACGCGGCGGTGGAGGCGTTCATCGCGAAGCTCGAGTCGTCGCAACAAGACCTCGTGCGGGCCCTCGCCTCGCTCATCGCGGCGGAGGCACCCAAGGCCTCCGCCTATGTGAAGTGGGGGCATCCGCTCTGGGACCAGGCCGGTCCCTTCGTGTTGGTGAAGCCGGCCAAGGCGCATGTGACGGTCGGCTTCTGGCGGGGCGGGCAGATGCGCGATGCGGAGAACCTCCTGGAGGGAGAGGGCACCGGGATGAAGTACGTGCGAATCCCGTCGGGCCAACAGCCCCCCACCGGACTCGCGGGGCTGGTGCGCGAGGCCGTGGCGCTCAACGAGAAGCATGGAGATCCGCTGAAGCGCTGA
- a CDS encoding M28 family metallopeptidase, whose protein sequence is MSPLRTLPLALLLLAPSLAFATASPAAERWWSHVRVLADDSMEGRETGSEGYQKAANYVAEQLAAMGIKPGVGDSYFQDVELVSKRLVHPTAKLALVRGGKRIPLTLGREAFISQHLGESGQVEADLAFVGYGLSIPDAGHDDFAGMDLKGKVAVFLYGGPAHVPGALRAHHSSLEERVKALRKAGVVGVVVLFNPKTDEMPWSRMASSRFEQSMDFADPSLVETRGMQISVLFNSRHAEMLFAGSPHTFKNVLALADANKPLPHFVMPTRLEARAERTSAPVKSQNVVGVLPGSDASLAKEYVVLTAHLDHVGKCVPVKGDGICNGAMDNATGVAAVLEVARALQVAKPKRSVIFLLVTAEEKGLLGARYFAAKPTVPLSSIVANLNMDMFMPLFPLTHMVVYGQEESTLEAPLQKVATGHGVTLVPDPEPDRMLFIRSDQYAFVRKGVPALFFKFSPVPGSAQERTLKEWYPKYYHAPADDVRQPMDREAAAKFVQLLSDLSLVVANTPERPQWKDSSFFRRFASPPAEAAQQGAP, encoded by the coding sequence ATGTCCCCACTCCGTACGCTCCCGCTCGCCCTGTTGCTTCTCGCGCCGTCCCTCGCGTTCGCGACGGCCTCCCCCGCGGCGGAGCGCTGGTGGAGTCATGTCCGTGTGCTCGCGGACGACTCGATGGAGGGGCGGGAGACGGGCAGCGAGGGCTACCAGAAGGCCGCGAACTATGTCGCCGAGCAGCTCGCGGCGATGGGCATCAAGCCGGGGGTGGGGGACAGCTACTTCCAGGACGTGGAGCTCGTCTCGAAGCGGCTGGTGCACCCCACCGCGAAGCTTGCCCTCGTGCGGGGCGGAAAGCGCATCCCGCTGACGCTTGGCCGCGAGGCGTTCATCTCTCAGCACCTGGGCGAATCCGGACAGGTGGAGGCCGACCTGGCGTTCGTGGGATATGGCCTCTCGATTCCCGACGCGGGGCATGACGACTTCGCGGGAATGGACCTCAAGGGCAAGGTGGCCGTGTTCCTTTATGGCGGCCCCGCCCATGTTCCCGGAGCCCTGCGTGCACACCACAGCTCGCTCGAGGAGCGGGTGAAGGCGCTGCGCAAGGCGGGCGTGGTGGGGGTCGTGGTGTTGTTCAATCCGAAGACCGATGAGATGCCCTGGTCGCGCATGGCCTCATCGCGCTTCGAGCAGTCCATGGACTTCGCGGACCCGTCACTGGTCGAGACTCGGGGGATGCAGATCAGCGTCCTCTTCAACTCGCGCCATGCCGAGATGCTGTTCGCGGGCTCGCCCCACACCTTCAAGAACGTGCTGGCGCTGGCGGATGCGAACAAGCCGCTGCCCCACTTCGTGATGCCCACCCGGCTGGAGGCTCGGGCCGAGCGGACGTCCGCGCCGGTGAAGTCGCAGAACGTCGTGGGCGTGCTCCCGGGGAGTGATGCCTCGCTCGCGAAGGAGTACGTCGTGCTCACCGCGCACCTGGACCACGTCGGCAAGTGTGTCCCGGTGAAGGGGGACGGCATCTGCAATGGCGCCATGGACAACGCGACGGGCGTGGCGGCGGTGCTGGAGGTGGCTCGGGCGCTCCAGGTGGCGAAGCCGAAGCGCTCGGTCATCTTCTTGCTGGTGACGGCGGAGGAGAAGGGGCTGCTGGGGGCTCGCTACTTCGCCGCGAAGCCGACGGTGCCGCTGTCCTCCATCGTCGCCAATCTGAACATGGACATGTTCATGCCGCTGTTCCCGCTGACCCACATGGTGGTCTACGGCCAGGAGGAGTCCACCCTGGAGGCGCCCCTCCAGAAGGTGGCCACCGGCCACGGCGTGACGCTGGTCCCGGACCCGGAGCCGGACCGCATGCTGTTCATCCGCAGCGACCAGTACGCCTTCGTCCGCAAGGGCGTGCCCGCCCTGTTCTTCAAGTTCAGCCCCGTGCCGGGCTCCGCGCAGGAGCGCACGCTCAAGGAGTGGTACCCCAAGTACTACCACGCGCCAGCGGATGACGTGCGTCAGCCCATGGACCGGGAGGCGGCCGCGAAGTTCGTCCAACTGCTCTCGGACCTCTCGCTCGTCGTGGCCAACACCCCCGAGCGCCCTCAATGGAAGGACAGCAGCTTCTTCCGCAGGTTCGCTTCCCCGCCCGCGGAAGCAGCTCAGCAGGGAGCGCCCTAG
- a CDS encoding alpha/beta hydrolase, whose translation MKHSLVSCWMVVGLFLAGPAQAVPTRTEHRVPGVPGIELSVREVRDKGSSTSGLPPVILLHGARVPGRASFDLPVEGGSLAADLARAGHAVYVMDARGYGGSTRPPAMSAPATGRPLVSSHEVVQDVHAVVTWVKKRTRQPRVAMLGWATGGHWLGMYASLHPEEVSHLIILNALYAGGHQHAMLGRGTTFEDPKRPGQFNAEGMEAWRWNTAASLLGVWDRSIPLEDKSQWRSPEVAEALQREALASDTMSASRTPPAFRAPSGALEDSFYLATGRQLWDAASITARVLILRSEKDFWSRPEDVTVLQEHLVHAASVKAVVIPEATHFVHLDRPARGRDLFLQEVLGFFSQPQTPVAPRAGH comes from the coding sequence ATGAAACATTCCCTGGTCTCATGCTGGATGGTCGTGGGCTTGTTCCTCGCGGGCCCGGCACAGGCAGTCCCGACGCGCACGGAGCACCGCGTCCCCGGCGTGCCTGGAATCGAGCTCTCCGTCCGCGAGGTCCGCGACAAGGGGAGCTCCACCTCCGGACTTCCGCCCGTCATCCTGTTGCACGGCGCACGTGTTCCCGGCCGCGCGTCGTTCGACCTGCCTGTCGAGGGGGGCTCGCTGGCGGCGGACCTCGCTCGCGCGGGGCACGCGGTCTACGTCATGGATGCGCGCGGATACGGTGGCTCCACCCGTCCCCCGGCGATGAGCGCCCCCGCCACGGGGCGCCCGCTCGTGAGCTCCCACGAAGTCGTCCAGGACGTACACGCGGTGGTGACCTGGGTGAAGAAGCGCACGCGGCAGCCTCGCGTGGCCATGCTGGGCTGGGCCACCGGCGGACACTGGCTGGGCATGTACGCGAGCCTCCACCCCGAGGAGGTCAGCCACCTGATCATCCTCAACGCGCTCTACGCCGGAGGCCATCAGCACGCGATGCTGGGGCGCGGGACGACCTTCGAGGATCCGAAGCGGCCGGGCCAGTTCAACGCCGAGGGAATGGAGGCCTGGCGCTGGAACACCGCGGCCTCGCTCCTTGGCGTCTGGGACCGCTCCATCCCGCTCGAGGACAAGTCGCAGTGGCGCTCACCCGAGGTCGCGGAGGCGCTACAACGCGAGGCGCTCGCGAGTGACACGATGTCGGCCTCGCGCACTCCGCCCGCCTTCCGCGCGCCGTCGGGAGCACTGGAGGACAGCTTCTACCTCGCCACCGGCAGGCAGCTCTGGGACGCGGCCTCCATCACCGCCCGCGTCCTCATCCTGCGCTCCGAGAAGGACTTCTGGAGCCGGCCCGAGGACGTCACGGTGCTGCAAGAGCACCTGGTCCACGCCGCGTCCGTGAAGGCCGTCGTGATTCCCGAAGCCACCCACTTCGTGCACCTGGACCGCCCGGCGCGAGGCCGGGACCTCTTCCTCCAAGAGGTCCTCGGCTTCTTCTCCCAGCCGCAGACGCCCGTGGCCCCACGAGCGGGACACTGA
- a CDS encoding endo-1,C4-beta-glucanase: MSLSGMAIADVVILNPGEMKGLVNLGPFGLKKFNLEATSTTGLTASKQFTTSPYSLTVESGHAYRATLTAELDNSFRAQSTLEVKRFVHTLVDNQVGPTTVDFNYPAASQVNATVTVTGGTITQMEFYAFSSAPSEQYSGKSAIYPAASPTTASGWVAAIPQTAVRVVGSVQVQTSAGTLVQRSLPEQTLNMLQGQTNVSWTLDLTARGNLAGTVTMPPSASIKLHHLVFDGIHDTDTSGISGLVEVAARSSYNLALPPGQYDVLLRTYFRPESHFSESVPYRVTVTAGATTTLNFAEPHGVAQAPVLVTGFLSNADLSRTQMWLERPMPPGVLFPKAVDQSLENGRFDFTLPFGNWRKESIGLTFSSNDDPENPTRPESYLDAKVYRIYRGNTGPGLTVPADTTVSFGTELMPLVKTTLYFDVREPSPSSPEIPLTYPSALLTRAPTPGGNPSMELQAISYGANVSKSIAALTVIAEPGTYQLNANAVVNGSTTQFANQTLTIAEPALTPFGTNVSITPANTQDLRVSVTFPTVTSTGVTSVVESPLGPETPQGLKSFCSDGASAEGIDCSPLFYDINSTAQFTEATVCVRRKFRAGNGLSQFLRLYHFNKDAPPSGQWEELPPPPGMAEPAVDCSADLAACDCASEESCGFDYSVDPPVNVIMVCGVTTSFSPFAIFEVPHAFTNTVNGVEYTGPNGPPSPQTWTVPKSGAYRITATGASGASAVAGLAGGCGAKLEGVFTLQKNNVLELRVGQKGTATTYSAGGGGGSFVTLNGSALLIAGGGGGLRAGALVPGRNASTDTAGTAGSTGASYTTGFVAGGANGQGGARAASYGAGGGGWLSAGASDGNYGEGGFALSAGGKGGSGKSCGGLAHGGYGGGGAGNGCYGGGGGGGYSGGGGGRVGGGGGSLNTGTQQVATEAACTSNGHGIITITSVSQ, encoded by the coding sequence ATGTCCCTGTCGGGAATGGCCATCGCCGATGTGGTGATTCTCAACCCAGGGGAGATGAAGGGCCTGGTCAACCTCGGCCCATTCGGCCTCAAGAAGTTCAACCTGGAAGCCACGTCCACGACAGGACTCACCGCGTCCAAACAATTCACGACGAGCCCGTACTCGTTGACCGTGGAGAGCGGCCACGCCTATCGCGCCACGCTCACGGCGGAGCTCGACAATTCATTCCGCGCGCAGTCGACCCTTGAGGTCAAACGGTTCGTGCACACCCTGGTCGACAACCAGGTGGGCCCCACCACGGTGGACTTCAACTACCCGGCCGCGAGCCAGGTCAACGCCACCGTCACGGTGACGGGCGGGACCATCACGCAGATGGAGTTCTACGCGTTCTCGAGTGCCCCGTCGGAGCAATACAGCGGGAAGAGCGCCATCTATCCAGCGGCCTCGCCAACGACCGCCTCGGGCTGGGTTGCCGCCATCCCGCAGACGGCGGTCCGCGTCGTCGGTTCGGTCCAGGTTCAGACCAGCGCCGGCACCCTGGTGCAGCGTTCCCTCCCCGAGCAGACCCTCAACATGCTCCAGGGACAGACGAACGTCAGCTGGACGCTCGACCTCACCGCCCGAGGCAATCTCGCGGGGACCGTCACCATGCCCCCGAGCGCCTCCATCAAGCTCCACCATCTCGTCTTCGACGGCATCCACGACACGGACACCAGCGGCATCAGTGGTCTGGTGGAAGTCGCGGCGAGGTCCTCCTACAACCTCGCGCTTCCGCCGGGTCAGTATGACGTCCTCCTGCGCACGTACTTCCGGCCGGAGAGCCATTTCTCGGAGTCGGTGCCGTACCGGGTCACCGTCACCGCCGGGGCGACGACGACGCTGAACTTCGCCGAGCCCCATGGCGTCGCGCAGGCTCCGGTGCTCGTGACAGGCTTCCTCTCCAACGCGGACCTCAGCCGGACCCAGATGTGGCTCGAGCGGCCGATGCCTCCCGGGGTCCTCTTCCCCAAGGCGGTGGACCAGTCCCTGGAGAACGGGCGCTTCGACTTCACGCTCCCCTTCGGCAACTGGCGGAAGGAGAGCATCGGCTTGACGTTCAGCAGCAACGACGACCCGGAGAACCCAACCCGTCCGGAGAGCTACCTGGATGCCAAGGTGTATCGCATCTACCGGGGGAACACCGGTCCCGGGCTCACGGTTCCAGCGGACACCACGGTGAGCTTCGGCACCGAGCTGATGCCGCTCGTCAAGACGACCCTCTACTTCGACGTGCGGGAGCCGAGCCCCTCGTCCCCGGAGATCCCCCTCACGTATCCCTCCGCGTTGCTGACGCGCGCCCCCACTCCCGGGGGCAACCCGAGCATGGAGCTCCAAGCCATCTCCTATGGCGCCAACGTCAGCAAGAGCATCGCCGCGTTGACGGTCATCGCGGAGCCCGGCACGTATCAACTGAACGCGAACGCCGTCGTCAATGGCAGCACCACGCAGTTCGCCAACCAGACGCTCACCATCGCGGAGCCCGCGCTGACGCCCTTCGGCACGAATGTGTCCATCACCCCCGCCAACACCCAGGACCTCCGGGTGAGTGTGACGTTCCCCACGGTGACGAGCACGGGTGTCACCTCCGTGGTCGAGTCGCCGCTGGGCCCGGAGACGCCCCAGGGACTGAAGTCGTTCTGCTCGGACGGCGCCAGCGCGGAGGGCATCGACTGCAGCCCCCTCTTCTACGACATCAACAGCACCGCGCAGTTCACCGAGGCCACGGTGTGTGTCCGCAGGAAGTTCCGGGCGGGCAACGGGCTGTCGCAGTTCTTGCGCCTGTATCACTTCAACAAGGACGCGCCGCCCTCGGGGCAGTGGGAAGAGTTGCCTCCGCCTCCCGGCATGGCGGAGCCGGCGGTGGATTGCAGCGCGGACCTGGCGGCCTGTGACTGCGCCAGCGAGGAGAGCTGCGGCTTCGACTACTCCGTGGACCCGCCCGTCAATGTCATCATGGTTTGTGGTGTCACCACGAGCTTCTCGCCCTTCGCCATCTTCGAGGTTCCGCACGCCTTCACCAACACGGTGAATGGCGTGGAGTACACGGGGCCCAACGGGCCGCCGTCGCCGCAGACGTGGACGGTGCCCAAGAGTGGCGCGTACCGAATCACCGCCACGGGCGCGAGTGGCGCGAGCGCGGTGGCGGGCCTCGCCGGTGGCTGCGGCGCGAAGCTCGAGGGCGTCTTCACCCTCCAGAAGAACAACGTGCTGGAGCTGCGCGTGGGGCAGAAGGGGACCGCGACGACGTACAGCGCGGGTGGCGGCGGAGGCTCCTTCGTCACGTTGAATGGCAGCGCACTGCTCATCGCGGGTGGCGGTGGCGGCCTTCGCGCGGGGGCCCTGGTCCCCGGGCGGAACGCCAGCACGGACACCGCAGGGACGGCGGGGTCGACCGGTGCCAGCTACACGACCGGATTCGTCGCGGGTGGGGCGAACGGTCAGGGCGGGGCTCGCGCCGCGAGCTACGGCGCGGGCGGTGGTGGTTGGCTCAGCGCTGGCGCCTCGGATGGAAACTACGGTGAGGGGGGCTTTGCCCTCTCCGCGGGTGGCAAGGGCGGGTCCGGCAAGTCATGCGGTGGCCTTGCGCATGGTGGATACGGCGGTGGCGGCGCCGGTAATGGCTGCTACGGCGGTGGTGGTGGCGGTGGCTACTCCGGCGGCGGCGGTGGCCGTGTCGGAGGTGGCGGTGGCTCCCTGAACACGGGGACCCAGCAGGTCGCCACCGAGGCCGCGTGCACCAGCAACGGCCACGGCATCATCACCATCACTTCCGTTTCACAGTAG
- a CDS encoding M23 family metallopeptidase gives MNSTLLTLRTPWMLFTMALLACGGARVVRQSEPLEDANPDISVPPGMGHYCSMLWRGSRWALEWDASSASDPCGELRAMTAEGRVARAGLYSSKGLNNVVMRCGEAITLWKGMGAVPLQSAVDDAMANGRKECVFTVAPDALPIFDAPFAADTPDVGHVPGGFDFAQGITLNVGDLGQQGLANAHIVDNQGRDMSNKGAVNNHDGHDWGMPTGTPVLAVANGVVLLARDREVSCDSPIQKEVYIEHVVGSGEYEERFVSYYAHVDSYSVVAGQRVRKGQVIGLSGNTGCSGGPHLHLAVTRLTNTASEYRRPYVIPSKDHPPMDSNIEPYGWAAPRGFDPWAWRNYPRGALSIHLWNPGQAPMR, from the coding sequence ATGAACTCGACCTTGTTGACTCTCCGAACCCCTTGGATGCTCTTCACGATGGCCCTGTTGGCCTGTGGGGGAGCGCGCGTCGTACGCCAGAGTGAGCCCCTCGAGGATGCGAACCCGGACATCAGCGTGCCTCCGGGGATGGGGCATTACTGCAGCATGCTCTGGCGCGGCAGCCGCTGGGCGCTGGAGTGGGATGCGTCCTCGGCGTCGGACCCTTGTGGAGAGCTCCGGGCCATGACGGCCGAGGGCCGCGTCGCGCGCGCGGGTCTCTACTCCAGCAAGGGCCTGAACAACGTGGTCATGCGGTGCGGAGAGGCCATCACCCTGTGGAAAGGGATGGGGGCTGTGCCTCTGCAGAGCGCCGTCGATGATGCCATGGCGAATGGGCGAAAGGAGTGTGTCTTCACCGTGGCGCCCGATGCGTTGCCCATCTTCGATGCGCCCTTCGCGGCGGATACGCCGGACGTGGGCCATGTCCCCGGTGGCTTCGACTTCGCGCAGGGAATCACTCTCAACGTCGGCGACCTCGGACAGCAGGGTCTGGCGAATGCGCACATCGTGGACAATCAGGGCCGCGACATGTCGAACAAGGGCGCCGTCAACAACCACGACGGCCATGATTGGGGAATGCCCACGGGCACGCCCGTCCTCGCCGTGGCGAACGGCGTCGTCCTGCTCGCCAGGGACCGGGAGGTTTCTTGTGACTCTCCCATCCAGAAGGAGGTCTACATCGAGCACGTGGTGGGCTCGGGTGAATACGAGGAGCGGTTCGTGAGCTACTACGCCCACGTTGATTCGTACTCGGTCGTGGCGGGTCAGCGCGTGAGGAAGGGACAGGTCATCGGCTTGTCGGGCAACACGGGATGCTCGGGCGGCCCCCACTTGCATCTGGCGGTGACGCGCCTGACGAACACCGCATCGGAGTACCGCCGTCCCTATGTCATTCCGAGCAAGGACCATCCACCCATGGATAGCAACATCGAGCCCTATGGCTGGGCCGCGCCGCGGGGCTTCGACCCCTGGGCCTGGAGGAACTATCCGCGCGGCGCCCTGAGCATCCACTTGTGGAACCCCGGGCAGGCGCCCATGCGATAG
- a CDS encoding GNAT family N-acetyltransferase has protein sequence MEHLTHISNADRQRLVEVWEAAVRATHHFLSEEDIAFFKPLVRDTYLDSVRLTCLRDPEGRISGFIGIADDKVEMLFVDPAQHGQGIGRALLEDAVARGARAVDVNEQNPRAVGFYLRMGFVQQGRSELDASGKPFPILHLVKK, from the coding sequence ATGGAGCATCTCACCCACATTTCGAACGCCGACCGCCAGCGCCTCGTGGAAGTCTGGGAAGCCGCCGTGCGCGCCACCCATCACTTCCTCAGCGAAGAAGACATCGCGTTCTTCAAGCCGCTGGTACGCGACACATACCTCGACTCCGTGAGGCTCACCTGTCTGCGCGACCCCGAGGGTCGCATCTCCGGCTTCATCGGCATTGCGGATGACAAGGTGGAGATGCTGTTCGTCGACCCGGCCCAGCATGGCCAGGGCATCGGCCGCGCGCTGCTCGAGGACGCCGTGGCTCGAGGCGCACGCGCCGTCGACGTCAACGAGCAGAACCCACGGGCGGTGGGCTTCTATCTCCGGATGGGATTCGTCCAACAAGGCCGCTCCGAACTCGACGCTTCCGGAAAGCCCTTCCCCATCCTGCACCTGGTCAAGAAGTAG
- a CDS encoding SMI1/KNR4 family protein produces the protein MTTRYRLHRGKERYGVDVVGDRVSVSTLRTEETFSCGTHRAALVQARALVASRLAEGYVYVQRPQDPDAPRMRPSSLGSLREHFQEHGHETFSEAISRGNTWLAELKAAGHGAVLEAEFGDCARAVEQGAPVEPSLLARAEAELGFEFPPSYRDFLLQVGSVSFLNSWWDATTQPERLVASARTLMDRNNGFPWRDSVLFQGMEAPRLLRVCDHHNGDDWFYICHFRDAAREAPLYLGYHDEPELHHGPDPRELAELGRAGAPRLARFEQWLSTRVDMMLDEVHDRLQARRTRRKT, from the coding sequence ATGACGACTCGCTACCGACTCCATCGAGGCAAGGAACGCTATGGCGTGGATGTGGTGGGAGACCGCGTCAGTGTCAGCACCCTCCGCACCGAGGAGACCTTCTCCTGTGGCACCCACCGCGCGGCGCTCGTGCAGGCACGAGCCCTCGTCGCGTCCCGGCTCGCGGAGGGGTACGTGTACGTCCAGCGCCCTCAAGACCCCGATGCGCCTCGAATGCGGCCTTCGTCTCTCGGCTCGCTCCGGGAGCACTTCCAGGAGCATGGCCACGAGACGTTCTCCGAGGCCATCTCGCGTGGAAACACCTGGCTCGCGGAGTTGAAGGCGGCGGGGCATGGAGCCGTGCTGGAGGCGGAGTTCGGTGACTGCGCCCGGGCGGTGGAGCAGGGCGCTCCTGTCGAGCCTTCGCTGCTCGCTCGCGCCGAGGCCGAGCTTGGCTTCGAGTTCCCACCTTCCTACCGGGACTTCCTGTTGCAAGTCGGAAGCGTGTCGTTCCTGAACTCATGGTGGGACGCGACCACGCAGCCTGAGCGTCTGGTGGCCAGCGCTCGCACCCTCATGGACCGGAACAATGGCTTCCCCTGGCGGGACAGTGTTCTGTTCCAGGGCATGGAGGCGCCGCGCCTGCTGCGCGTCTGTGACCACCACAACGGCGACGACTGGTTCTACATCTGTCACTTCAGGGATGCCGCACGCGAGGCGCCGCTCTACCTTGGGTACCACGATGAGCCGGAGCTGCATCACGGTCCCGACCCGCGAGAGCTGGCGGAGTTGGGGCGCGCTGGCGCACCGCGGCTCGCACGTTTCGAGCAATGGCTGAGCACTCGCGTGGACATGATGTTGGATGAGGTCCACGACCGTCTTCAGGCACGAAGGACTCGACGGAAGACGTGA